In a genomic window of Spirochaetaceae bacterium:
- a CDS encoding ABC transporter permease, translating into MRAYIIRRLLLTVPTLVILTILVFLSVRFLPGDVIDTMVSESSVYGDVMDRAAFERMLGLDVPVYVQYGRWIGVLPTPDWRTGEARFRGLLQGSLGRSLVGGRLPVERKIVGRLPVTIELGVMSIIIGLVIALPVGIYAAIRQDTPADYAGRSFAIVGLATPNFWLATMVMVYPVVWWRWSPPMYWIRFTEDPLGNLGVFIIPSLIVGTGMAAATMRMTRTMMLEVLRQDYVRTAWSKGLKERAVVLRHAVKNSLIPVVTLIGLQMPIVVGGAVIMENIFNLPGLGRVMVLALSERDYPVVSGINLLFAVAVVAINLVIDLIYPYLDPRVRYA; encoded by the coding sequence GTGAGAGCGTATATCATCAGGCGGTTGTTGCTGACGGTCCCTACCCTGGTCATATTGACCATCCTGGTCTTTCTCTCCGTTCGCTTTCTGCCTGGCGACGTAATAGACACCATGGTGTCCGAATCGTCGGTGTACGGGGACGTCATGGATCGTGCGGCGTTCGAGCGTATGCTGGGCTTGGACGTGCCCGTTTACGTGCAGTATGGACGCTGGATCGGCGTGCTCCCGACCCCGGACTGGCGTACCGGTGAGGCACGCTTCAGAGGTCTATTGCAGGGCAGCTTGGGCCGCTCGCTGGTGGGCGGCCGGTTGCCGGTAGAGAGGAAGATAGTCGGTCGATTGCCGGTAACCATCGAGCTCGGCGTGATGTCGATTATCATCGGCCTGGTGATAGCGCTGCCGGTGGGCATCTACGCGGCGATTCGCCAGGACACGCCCGCCGACTACGCGGGTCGTTCGTTCGCCATCGTCGGCCTGGCGACGCCCAACTTCTGGCTGGCAACCATGGTCATGGTCTACCCGGTCGTCTGGTGGCGCTGGTCGCCGCCGATGTATTGGATTCGGTTCACGGAAGACCCGCTGGGGAATCTGGGGGTGTTCATCATCCCCAGCCTGATTGTGGGAACGGGCATGGCGGCCGCCACCATGCGGATGACGCGCACCATGATGCTGGAGGTGCTCAGGCAGGACTACGTCAGGACCGCCTGGTCGAAGGGACTCAAGGAGCGGGCGGTGGTCCTGCGCCACGCCGTCAAGAACTCCCTGATCCCGGTAGTGACGCTGATCGGCCTGCAGATGCCGATCGTGGTGGGCGGCGCCGTCATCATGGAGAACATCTTCAACCTGCCGGGGCTGGGCCGGGTCATGGTGCTCGCCCTCAGCGAGCGAGACTACCCGGTGGTGTCCGGAATAAACCTGTTGTTCGCCGTCGCGGTGGTGGCGATCAACCTGGTGATCGACCTGATCTATCCGTACCTGGACCCCAGGGTCCGCTATGCCTAG
- a CDS encoding ABC transporter substrate-binding protein, with product MEKEMVTDPTTGEMVTAPQYGGTLTAATPSDPAGSDAYFGHPTMKAIEQVCEMLAGIDWAVDRADHGLNRIYLPDIALTGRLAERWEMSADGLTLTFHIREGVHWHDKAPMNGRELTAEDVEYNWRRYTGLGSGFTEFSPNIAQWSGLDDLGIASITATDRYTVVFTLEQPNLQVPREILWPYPTCIMPPEVIEEHGDVTDWRNLVGTGPFELADWVEGSSLTFDKNPNYWGFDEKYPDNRLPYVDRLQVMIMPDETTRLAALRTGKVDYLGYLLYAHVKSVNTIEQLQQSNPDLQVFPFYREATGIALSARNAPFNDVRVRHAIQMALDIDTIADTYFKGWSLGPPQGFLGGGLVGFVPAFEDWPEEIRQYYTYDPAGAEALLDEAGYPRGADGIRIKAGLDFRDLYDLGHYELVVAQLGEIGVEVELKPMDTGAWAGRLREHTYDGMTSEAVGFEHSIGMLGQNTSASTWNPAGVQDPAYDALAEAVLSAATQEELRSRFGEAFMYLTENHWHVWLGRAPLFSVVQPWVMGYNGEVAQESGVILGRVWIDQDLKKQMGF from the coding sequence GCGAAATGCTGGCCGGGATTGACTGGGCAGTAGATCGGGCCGACCATGGCTTGAACCGCATATACCTGCCCGACATTGCCCTGACCGGAAGGCTGGCCGAACGCTGGGAGATGTCGGCGGACGGTCTCACCCTTACCTTCCACATCCGCGAAGGCGTTCACTGGCACGACAAGGCGCCGATGAACGGCCGCGAGCTCACTGCCGAGGACGTCGAATACAACTGGCGCCGCTATACCGGTCTGGGCAGCGGCTTCACCGAATTCAGTCCCAACATTGCCCAGTGGTCGGGACTCGATGACTTGGGAATAGCATCGATAACCGCCACCGACAGGTATACGGTCGTCTTTACCCTGGAGCAGCCCAACCTGCAGGTCCCTCGTGAAATCCTGTGGCCGTATCCTACGTGCATCATGCCGCCCGAGGTGATCGAGGAACACGGCGACGTTACCGACTGGAGGAACCTGGTCGGCACCGGCCCGTTCGAGCTGGCCGACTGGGTGGAGGGCAGCTCGCTGACCTTCGACAAGAACCCCAACTACTGGGGATTCGACGAGAAATACCCGGACAACCGCTTGCCCTACGTTGACCGGTTGCAGGTGATGATCATGCCCGACGAGACGACCCGCCTGGCGGCGCTACGGACCGGCAAGGTCGACTACCTGGGTTACCTGCTCTATGCGCATGTAAAGAGTGTCAACACGATAGAGCAGCTCCAGCAGAGCAACCCCGATCTCCAGGTGTTTCCGTTCTACCGAGAGGCCACCGGTATCGCGCTGTCGGCCCGGAACGCGCCCTTCAACGACGTCAGGGTGCGTCACGCCATCCAGATGGCACTGGACATTGACACGATCGCCGATACCTACTTCAAGGGTTGGTCATTGGGGCCGCCTCAGGGATTCCTGGGGGGCGGGCTGGTCGGGTTTGTTCCCGCATTCGAAGACTGGCCGGAAGAGATCAGGCAATACTACACCTACGATCCGGCGGGGGCGGAAGCGTTGCTCGACGAGGCCGGCTATCCGCGCGGCGCCGACGGCATCCGAATCAAGGCCGGCCTCGACTTCCGCGACTTGTATGATCTTGGCCATTACGAGTTGGTCGTAGCCCAGCTTGGCGAGATCGGCGTTGAGGTAGAGCTGAAGCCAATGGATACGGGTGCTTGGGCCGGCCGTCTCCGGGAACATACCTATGATGGCATGACCTCGGAAGCCGTAGGGTTCGAGCACAGCATCGGCATGCTGGGACAGAACACCTCGGCCTCGACGTGGAACCCCGCCGGTGTGCAAGACCCGGCGTATGACGCCCTGGCCGAAGCCGTCCTGTCCGCTGCTACCCAGGAGGAGCTGAGGAGTCGGTTTGGAGAGGCGTTCATGTACCTGACCGAGAACCATTGGCATGTATGGCTCGGGAGAGCGCCGCTGTTCTCCGTGGTTCAACCCTGGGTCATGGGCTACAACGGCGAGGTTGCGCAGGAGAGTGGGGTCATCCTGGGCCGCGTCTGGATTGACCAGGACCTCAAAAAACAAATGGGGTTCTAG
- a CDS encoding ABC transporter permease: MLILVGILADVLAPYDHMEPHTDDILQAPSARFLLGTDYVGRDFLSRLIHGARLSLIVGLAATTLNVVVAVLIGGSSGFFGGKLDLAVQRFVDAWMAFPGLLLLLTVMSIVGRGMLQIIVVLGITGGIVGSRTVRGAVIDIKENAYFHAAQSIGSAGWRTFIRHVLPNIAPVVIVIFTINIGGVIISEASLSFLGFGLPPSVPSWGAMLSREGRQFMEIAPWLALWPGLALTVTVYCLNMFGDALRDLLDPRLRGGSGRIGATGT, encoded by the coding sequence ATGCTGATTCTGGTCGGTATCCTTGCCGATGTGCTGGCGCCGTATGACCACATGGAGCCGCACACGGACGACATTCTGCAGGCCCCGTCGGCCCGGTTTCTCCTGGGCACCGACTACGTGGGGCGGGATTTCCTGAGCCGTCTCATCCACGGCGCCCGGCTTTCGTTGATCGTCGGCCTGGCGGCGACCACGCTGAACGTGGTGGTCGCGGTGCTGATCGGCGGCAGTTCCGGATTCTTCGGCGGCAAGCTGGACCTGGCCGTGCAGAGATTCGTCGACGCCTGGATGGCCTTTCCCGGACTGCTCCTGTTGCTCACCGTAATGTCGATCGTGGGGCGCGGCATGCTGCAGATAATAGTCGTGCTGGGGATAACGGGAGGCATCGTCGGCTCCAGAACGGTCAGAGGCGCCGTCATCGACATCAAGGAGAATGCCTATTTCCACGCGGCGCAGTCGATCGGCTCCGCCGGATGGCGAACCTTCATTCGCCACGTGCTGCCCAATATCGCGCCGGTAGTGATCGTCATATTCACCATCAACATCGGCGGCGTGATCATCAGCGAGGCGTCGCTGAGCTTTCTCGGCTTCGGCCTGCCGCCGAGCGTGCCGAGCTGGGGCGCCATGCTGAGCCGGGAAGGGCGCCAGTTCATGGAGATCGCCCCGTGGCTGGCGCTGTGGCCCGGTCTTGCGCTGACGGTTACCGTGTACTGTCTGAACATGTTCGGGGATGCACTGCGCGACCTGCTCGACCCGCGGCTCAGGGGTGGGAGTGGACGCATCGGGGCCACCGGTACGTAG
- a CDS encoding aminotransferase class III-fold pyridoxal phosphate-dependent enzyme: MHDDAALRTRAERVIPGGMYGHMSVNRKMPAGYPQYFHRADGCRLWDVDGNEYIDFMCAYGPMIAGYGNPRIAAAAEAQRDLLDMANGPPPAIVALAERFVGQVSHADWAIFAKNGNDATTVCNMVARANSGKRNILVATGAYHGAQPWANRMSPGTPAEEHALFPTYTYNDAEGLTAAAEAVSGDLAGIVVSAFRHDAGYHQELPDPAFARTARAICDAEGAALILDDVRAGLRLSLDASWSLLGVQPDLSAWGKAIANGEPLAAILGSDPYREAAESIFVTGSFWYQAAPLAAAIETLDLLAEVDAPALMERLGGLFRDGLAEQSTRYGHAIRQSGPPQMPTVMFEDDPNREKGKAFCVHALRHGVYLHPWHNMFLSTAHTEADIEQALAATAKAFQALK, translated from the coding sequence ATGCACGACGACGCAGCACTTCGAACACGCGCCGAGCGCGTGATCCCCGGCGGCATGTACGGCCACATGTCGGTGAACCGGAAGATGCCGGCGGGCTATCCGCAGTATTTTCATCGCGCCGACGGCTGCCGCCTGTGGGACGTGGACGGCAACGAGTACATCGACTTCATGTGCGCGTACGGCCCGATGATCGCCGGCTACGGCAACCCGCGCATCGCCGCCGCGGCCGAGGCGCAGCGCGACCTGCTGGACATGGCCAACGGCCCGCCGCCGGCCATCGTCGCCCTGGCCGAGCGCTTCGTCGGCCAGGTGAGCCACGCGGATTGGGCGATCTTCGCCAAGAACGGCAACGACGCCACCACCGTGTGCAACATGGTGGCGCGCGCGAACAGCGGGAAGCGCAACATCCTGGTCGCGACCGGCGCCTACCACGGCGCGCAGCCGTGGGCCAACCGGATGTCGCCCGGCACGCCGGCCGAAGAGCACGCACTGTTTCCCACCTACACCTACAACGACGCCGAAGGCCTGACCGCGGCTGCCGAGGCGGTGTCCGGCGACCTCGCCGGCATCGTGGTGTCGGCGTTCCGGCACGACGCCGGTTACCACCAGGAGCTGCCCGACCCGGCCTTCGCGCGCACGGCGCGCGCCATCTGCGACGCCGAGGGTGCGGCGCTGATCCTGGACGACGTGCGCGCCGGGCTGCGCCTGTCGCTGGATGCGAGCTGGTCGCTGCTGGGAGTGCAGCCCGACCTGTCGGCCTGGGGCAAGGCGATCGCCAACGGCGAGCCGCTGGCCGCCATCCTCGGCAGCGATCCCTACCGGGAAGCGGCCGAGTCCATCTTCGTGACCGGGTCGTTCTGGTACCAGGCGGCGCCGCTGGCGGCGGCCATCGAGACGCTCGACCTGCTCGCCGAGGTGGACGCCCCGGCGCTGATGGAGCGCCTCGGTGGGCTGTTCCGCGACGGCCTCGCCGAACAGTCCACGCGCTACGGCCACGCGATCCGCCAGAGCGGCCCGCCGCAGATGCCCACCGTGATGTTCGAGGACGACCCGAACCGGGAGAAGGGCAAGGCGTTCTGCGTCCACGCCCTGCGCCACGGCGTCTACCTGCACCCGTGGCACAACATGTTCCTGTCGACCGCACACACCGAAGCCGACATCGAGCAGGCGCTCGCGGCAACCGCGAAGGCGTTCCAGGCGCTGAAGTAG